In the genome of Oncorhynchus clarkii lewisi isolate Uvic-CL-2024 chromosome 4, UVic_Ocla_1.0, whole genome shotgun sequence, one region contains:
- the LOC139407018 gene encoding trichohyalin-like, whose amino-acid sequence MPWKCGLVITLFLVLFTLHATAIKERNNRGSLQRGVIGTETEAINSMHLVELLKTTKQNVNVRTVFDLEKHRRKRSAVFHSGVRVCPQETINEVIASHQAYYRLRVCQEAVWEAFRIFFDRIPVTTEYTTWVHTCQHESLCLADLATNFSNSEEHMSMVYRRMNLRDERQSTGAEAAATTAAPEVTEIAGPEETQTAAPEPPTPVTSDSSVPDAPDDTVEVEEETAAEEDSELPNIVPENHVEEIVEFSIDLVDPGYRELLDDPDSPQYVDLSQHLQDQMLHVFDKLPGFKEISVLGISEAHESEGPGGVTVHYSLVFQTISEDDTGTPVSAVPSLREMVAKALSEEASLPVDLQSLNFEPVKRIPPTTTPVEEAVEETIEDSFEPAFHNDLDMSTDEPEIAMEKPRLDVPLGPVEKENALITFLDSTDIPEKQEEAAPPERGDVPYIYKDTSDELVESESEATTEPEEEVPFITHMIETIQAIDEGTGELVRDYFPTSPAEEYPEPPFGNLVPTNGYPVVPHEDLDITSAHEIKSIETNAPAKLLPNLISEEEAVVEKEAEPTPTTQIKLTTVIATEEEVSNPELHVTTLSAITDQPATEAIEDFEVEDDVIHIPIEGEDVEEPEPEEEVVGISEPEKAIVVEPEPEEEVFEEPELNEDVVEDPEPESDVDEVLVVKVLEPEEEVVENLEPEEEVAEEPEPGEKVNEVSEPEEKVVEVLEPEEEVVEPEPEEEAVEVSEPDEEVVKAPEPEEEVVEEPEEEVVEEPEEEVVELLEPEEEVVEELEPEEEVVEELEPEEEVVEVSEPEKEVEPEPETEEEAFEGPEPEEEVTEEPELEEEVGEEPVEEPEPAVEVDEVFVVEVLEPEEEVVENLEPEKEVAEELEPGEKVDEVSEPDEEVGEVLEPEEEVVDKLEPGEGVVELSEPEKEVLEELQTLEEVVEVLEPEKEVLEEIEPEEEVVEEPEEEVVELLEPKEDVVEELKPEEAVVEEPKPEEMVVEEPKLEETVVEEEVVEKLEPEEEVVEEPEPEENVIEVSEHEEKVVEKTEEEVFEELESEEAVVEELEPEEAVFEELEPEEEVVEELEPDEEVVKEPEPEVEVVEEPDPEDEVVAKPEHEEEVIEKSDPEEEVVDELKPEEEVVEEPVVEELEPAEEVVEELEPEEEVVEEPEPEEEVVEVSEPKEMVVEKPEEAVVEEPEPEEEVVEEPETEEEVIEVLEHEEKVVDEPEVEVVEEPAYVEEVIEESEPEEDIVEELEPEEEVVEELEPEEAVVEELEPEKMVVEELEPKEVVVEDLEPAEEVVEELEPEEAVVEELEPEKAVVEELEPKEVVVEDLEPEEEVVEEPEPEEEVVEEPKPEEEVVEEPEPEDEVVEVSEPKEMVVEKPEEAVVEEPEPEEEVVEEPETEEEVIEVLEQEENVVDEPEVEVVEEPAYEEEVIEESEPEEDMVEEPEPEEAVVEELEPEEEVVEELEPEEAVVEELEPEDEVVEEPEYEEEVVEEPEPEEAVVEELEPEKAVVEELEPNEVVVEDLEPAEEVVEELEPEEEVVEEPEPEEEVVEEPKPEEEVVEEPEPEDEVVEEPEYEEEVVEEPEPEEEVVEEPKPEEEVVEEPEPEDEVVEEPEYEEEVIEVLEPEEEEVEEPMPEEEEVQEPEPEEEEVEDPGPEEEVVEVSEPEEEEVEEPMPNEEEVEEPEPEEEEVEDPEPEEGVVEETQLEENISEPPAEEIKIIQPVDSLEDTLFGEETWKPDPVEEDNIVPIEDQSTEEDMEELLPEYHGYEDSYPEEAVDTVEETDDTAEVSEVEVAPLPEESEEKIAMIAEPIPDSTSTLPAESDTVPVVDVTESPSELELMVEDTEEPEVVVIDEEAEEEVVEDSEPEDERVQDLADELDQMDLVSTEPINLPEASGYSLSPEQHPVETTASPPLRYLTTPSMTTASKGRELVVFFSLRVTNMRFSDDLFNKSSSEYRSLENTFLELLLPYLQSNLTGFKKLEILNFRNGSIVVNSKMKFTKSVPYNVTRAVHCVLEDFCNAAAMRLNIEIDSHSLDIEPADQADPCKFLACNDFSHCVVNRWSREAECLCDPGYMAMDGLPCQSICVLQPDYCQNGGRCEIVPRHGATCRYPEKYTSSRADKLRTSSVE is encoded by the exons ATGCCTTGGAAATGTGGACTCGTTATTACGCTGTTCCTGGTCCTCTTCACTCTTCACGCCACTGCAATTAAAG AGAGGAATAATCGGGGCTCTTTGCAGAGAGGAGTAATCGGGACAGAAACAGAAGCCATCAATTCAATGCACTTGGTTGAACTTCTGAAAACGACCAAACAAAACGTTAATGTCAGAACGGTATTTGACCTGGAAAAGCATCGGAGGAAGCGGTCCGCAGTCTTTCACTCTGGAGTGAGAGTCTGTCCTCAGGAGACCATCAATGAGGTCATTGCCAGCCATCAAGCCTACTACAGGCTCAGAG TTTGTCAGGAGGCTGTGTGGGAGGCCTTCCGGATCTTCTTTGACAGGATCCCTGTCACTACAGAGTACACAACATGGGTTCACACATGTCAACACGAGTCTCTGTGTCTCGCCGACCTGGCCACTAACTTCAGCAACTCAGAGGAGCACATGAGTATGGTGTACAGG AGGATGAATCTGCGAGACGAGAGGCAGTCGACTGG AGCAGAAGCAGCCGCAACCACAGCAGCACCAGAGGTCACTGAGATAGCAG GTCCAGAAGAGACCCAGACTGCTGCACCAGAACCACCCACTCCCGTGACCAGTGATTCCAGTGTCCCTGATGCTCCTgatgatacagttgaagtagaAGAAGAAACCGCTGCTGAGGAG GACTCTGAGCTGCCCAACATTGTTCCGGAGAACCATGTGGAGGAGATAGTGGAGTTCAGCATTGACCTGGTGGACCCAGGCTACAGGGAACTACTGGACGACCCTGACTCCCCCCAATATGTTGACCTCTCTCAACACCTGCAAGACCAG ATGCTCCATGTTTTTGACAAGCTCCCAGGATTTAAAGAGATCAGTGTTTTGGGAATCAG CGAGGCCCATGAGAGTGAAGG ACCTGGAGGAGTGACAGTGCACTATTCTCTGGTCTTTCAGACAATTTCAGAGGATGACACAGGGACTCCAGTGTCAGCTGTGCCCAGCCTGCGGGAAATGGTGGCCAAGGCTTTGAGTGAAGAGGCCTCTCTGCCAGTGGATCTACAGTCATTAAACTTTGAACCAG TAAAAAGGATTCCACCAACTACAACACCAGTTGAGGAAGCTGTTGAGGAAACGATTGAAGAT TCGTTTGAGCCAGCTTTCCACAACGATCTGGACATGTCCACAGATGAGCCAGAGATTGCCATGGAGAAGCCTCGTCTGGATGTTCCACTTGGCCCTGTGGAAAAGGAAAATGCGCTCATCACCTTCCTGGACTCTACAGATATTCcagaaaaacaagaagaagcagcACCACCAGAGAGGGGAGATGTGCCCTACATCTACAAGGACACTAGTGATGAATTAGTGGAGAGTGAATCTGAAGCAACAACTGAACCAGAGGAAGAGGTGCCATTTATCACACACATGATTGAAACCATTCAAGCCATTGATGAGGGAACTGGTGAGCTTGTAAGAGACTATTTCCCAACCTCTCCTGCTGAGGAATACCCTGAGCCACCTTTTGGTAATTTAGTCCCTACTAATGGGTACCCTGTTGTACCCCATGAGGATTTGGATATTACCTCCGCCCATGAAATAAAAAGTATAGAAACTAATGCTCCAGCTAAACTCCTTCCTAACTTGATATCAGAGGAGGAGGCTGTTGTTGAGAAGGAGGCTGAGCCTACTCCGACCACTCAGATTAAGCTTACCACAGTCATTGCCACTGAGGAAGAGGTATCTAACCCTGAATTACATGTGACGACTCTCTCAGCCATCACAGATCAGCCTGCCACTGAAGCAATAGAGGACTTTGAAGTTGAGGATGATGTTATCCATATTCCGATTGAAGGGGAAGACGTTGAGGAACCAGAACCTGAGGAAGAGGTAGTTGGGATCTCGGAACCTGAAAAAGCGATAGTTGTGGAACCAGAACCTGAGGAAGAGGTATTTGAGGAACCAGAGCTCAATGAAGACGTAGTTGAAGATCCAGAACCTGAGTCAGACGTAGATGAGGTCTTGGTAGTTAAGGTCTTGGAACCTGAGGAAGAAGTAGTTGAAAACTTGGAACCTGAGGAAGAAGTAGCTGAGGAACCAGAACCTGGTGAAAAGGTAAATGAGGTCTCGGAACCTGAAGAAAAGGTAGTTGAGGTCTTGGAACCTGAGGAAGAAGTAGTTGAACCAGAACCTGAGGAAGAGGCAGTTGAGGTCTCGGAACCCGATGAAGAGGTAgttaaggcaccagaacctgagGAAGAGGTAGTTGAGGAACCAGAGGAAGAGGTAGTTGAGGAACCAGAGGAAGAGGTAGTTGAGCTCTTGGAACCTGAGGAAGAGGTAGTTGAGGAACTAGAACCCGAGGAAGAGGTTGTTGAGGAACTAGAACCCGAGGAAGAGGTAGTTGAGGTCTCGGAACCTGAGAAAGAggtagaaccagaaccagaaactGAGGAAGAGGCATTTGAGGGACCAGAGCCTGAGGAAGAAGTAACTGAGGAACCAGAACTTGAGGAAGAGGTAGGTGAAGAACCAGTTGAGGAACCAGAACCTGCGGTAGAGGTAGATGAGGTCTTTGTAGTTGAGGTCTTGGAACCTGAGGAAGAAGTAGTTGAGAACTTGGAACCCGAGAAAGAGGTAGCTGAGGAACTAGAACCTGGTGAAAAGGTAGATGAGGTCTCAGAACCTGATGAAGAGGTAGGTGAGGTCTTGGAACCTGAGGAAGAAGTAGTTGACAAACTTGAACCTGGGGAAGGGGTAGTTGAGTTGTCAGAACCTGAGAAAGAGGTACTTGAGGAATTACAAACTTTGGAAGAGGTAGTTGAGGTCTTGGAACCTGAGAAAGAGGTACTTGAGGAAATAGAACCTGAGGAAGAGGTAGTTGAAGAACCAGAGGAAGAGGTAGTTGAGCTCTTGGAACCTAAGGAAGACGTCGTTGAGGAACTAAAACCTGAGGAAGCGGTAGTTGAGGAACCAAAGCCTGAGGAAATGGTAGTTGAGGAACCAAAGCTTGAGGAAACGGTAGTTGAGGAAGAGGTAGTTGAGAAATTAGAACCTGAGGAAGAGGTAGTTGAAGAACCAGAACCTGAAGAAAATGTAATTGAGGTTTCGGAACATGAGGAAAAAGTAGTTGAGAAAACAGAAGAAGAGGTATTTGAGGAACTAGAATCTGAGGAAGCGGTTGTTGAGGAACTAGAACCTGAGGAAGCGGTTTTTGAGGAACTAGAACCCGAGGAAGAGGTAGTTGAGGAACTAGAACCTGATGAAGAGGTAGTTAAGGAACCAGAGCCTGAGGTAGAGGTAGTTGAGGAACCAGACCCAGAGGATGAGGTAGTTGCAAAACCAGAACATGAGGAGGAGGTCATTGAGAAATCAGATCCTGAGGAAGAGGTAGTTGACGAACTAAAACCTGAGGAGGAGGTTGTTGAGGAACCGGTAGTTGAGGAACTAGAACCTGCGGAAGAGGTAGTTGAGGAACTAGAAcctgaggaagaggttgttgagGAACCAGAGCCTGAGGAAGAGGTAGTTGAGGTCTCAGAACCTAAGGAAATGGTTGTTGAGAAACCAGAGGAAGCAGTGGTTGAGGAACCAGAACCTGAGGAAGAGGTAGTTGAAGAACCAGAAACTGAGGAAGAGGTAATTGAGGTCTTGGAACATGAGGAAAAGGTAGTTGATGAACCAGAGGTTGAGGTTGTTGAAGAACCAGCATATGTGGAAGAGGTAATTGAGGAATCAGAGCCTGAGGAAGACATTGTTGAGGAACTAGAAcctgaggaagaggttgttgagGAACTAGAACCTGAGGAAGCGGTAGTTGAGGAACTAGAACCTGAGAAAATGGTAGTTGAGGAATTAGAACCTAAGGAAGTGGTAGTTGAGGACCTAGAACCCGCGGAAGAGGTTGTTGAGGAACTAGAACCTGAGGAAGCGGTAGTTGAGGAACTAGAACCTGAGAAAGCGGTAGTTGAGGAATTAGAACCTAAGGAAGTGGTAGTTGAGGACCTAGAACCTGAGGAAGAGGTAGTTGAGGAACCAGAGCCTGAGGAAGAGGTAGTTGAGGAACCAAAGCCTGAAGAAGAGGTAGTTGAGGAACCAGAACCAGaggatgaggtagttgaggtCTCAGAACCTAAGGAAATGGTTGTTGAGAAACCAGAGGAAGCAGTGGTTGAGGAACCAGAACCTGAGGAAGAGGTAGTTGAAGAACCAGAAACTGAGGAAGAGGTAATTGAGGTCTTGGAACAGGAGGAAAATGTAGTTGATGAACCAGAGGTTGAGGTTGTTGAAGAACCAGCATATGAGGAAGAGGTAATTGAGGAATCAGAGCCTGAGGAAGACATGGTTGAGGAACCGGAGCCTGAGGAAGCGGTAGTTGAGGAACTAGAAcctgaggaagaggttgttgagGAACTGGAACCTGAGGAAGCGGTAGTTGAGGAACTAGAACCAGAGGATGAGGTAGTTGAAGAACCAGAATATGAGGAAGAGGTAGTTGAGGAACCAGAACCTGAGGAAGCGGTAGTTGAGGAACTAGAACCTGAGAAAGCGGTAGTTGAGGAATTAGAACCTAATGAAGTGGTAGTTGAGGACCTAGAACCCGCGGAAGAGGTAGTTGAGGAACTAGAACCTGAGGAAGAGGTAGTTGAGGAACCAGAGCCTGAGGAAGAGGTAGTTGAGGAACCAAAGCCTGAAGAAGAGGTAGTTGAGGAACCAGAACCAGAGGATGAGGTAGTTGAAGAACCAGAATATGAGGAAGAGGTAGTTGAGGAACCAGAGCCTGAGGAAGAGGTAGTTGAGGAACCAAAGCCTGAAGAAGAGGTAGTTGAGGAACCAGAACCAGAGGATGAGGTAGTTGAAGAACCAGAGTATGAGGAAGAGGTCATTGAGGTCTTGGAACCTGAAGAAGAGGAAGTTGAAGAACCAATGCCTGAGGAAGAGGAAGTTCAAGAACCGGAGCCTGAGGAAGAGGAAGTTGAAGACCCAGGACCCGAGGAAGAGGTAGTTGAGGTCTCGGAACCTGAGGAAGAGGAAGTAGAAGAACCAATGCCTAATGAAGAGGAAGTTGAAGAACCGGAACCTGAGGAAGAGGAAGTTGAAGATCCAGAACCTGAGGAAGGGGTAGTTGAGGAAACACAGCTTGAGGAAAATATTAGTGAGCCACCAGCTGAAGAAATTAAAATCATCCAACCTGTGGATTCTTTAGAGGACACTCTATTTGGAGAGGAAACCTGGAAACCTGATCCTGTTGAAGAGGACAATATTGTCCCAATAGAAGACCAGTCAACTGAGGAGGACATGGAGGAACTGTTGCCTGAATACCACGGGTATGAGGACAGCTATCCTGAGGAAGCTGTTGATACTGTGGAAGAAACAG ATGACACAGCAGAGGTCAGTGAAGTGGAAGTGGCTCCATTGccagaggagagtgaagagaagaTAGCAATGATAGCAGAACCCATCCCTGACTCTACGTCAACACTCCCTGCAGAATCTGACACTGTGCCTGTGGTAGATGTAACAGAGTCACCTTCAGAGTTAGAGCTGATGGTGGAGGATACTGAGGAGCCTGAGGTGGTTGTTATCGATGAAGAGGCTGAAGAGGAAGTCGTAGAGGACTCAGAACCTGAGGACGAGCGTGTGCAAGACCTTGCAGACGAACTTGATCAAATGGACCTGGTAAGCACAGAGCCCATTAACCTTCCAGAGGCCAGTGGATACTCATTGTCTCCTGAGCAGCACCCCGTCGAGACCACAGCTTCTCCACCACTGAGATACCTGACCACTCCCTCCATGACCACGGCGAGTAAAGGCAGGGAGCTGGTGGTGTTCTTCAGTCTACGGGTTACTAACATGAGGTTCTCAGATGACCTCTTCAACAAGAGCTCTTCAGAATACAGATCCCTGGAGAACACCTTTTTGGAACTG CTGCTGCCGTACCTGCAGTCCAATCTAACAGGATTCAAGAAGCTAGAGATTCTTAACTTCAGGAATGGCAGCATTGTGGTCAACAGCAAGATGAAGTTCACCAAGTCAGTGCCATACAACGTGACCCGGGCCGTCCACTGTGTCCTGGAAGACTTCTGCAACGCTGCAGCcatgagactcaacattgagaTTGACAGTCACTCTCTGGACATAGAGCCTG CTGATCAAGCAGATCCCTGTAAGTTCTTGGCGTGCAACGACTTCTCTCACTGTGTGGTGAATCGGTGGTCACGGGAGGCCGAATGTCTCTGTGACCCGGGGTACATGGCCATGGACGGCCTGCCCTGTCAGAGTATCTGTGTCCTGCAGCCTGACTACTGCCAGAACGGGGGACGTTGTGAGATAGTACCAAGGCATGGAGCCACTTGCAG ATACCCAGAAAAGTATACGTCTTCCAGGGCTGACAAATTAAGAACGTCGAGTGTTGAATGA